Proteins encoded together in one Marinithermus hydrothermalis DSM 14884 window:
- a CDS encoding CPBP family intramembrane glutamic endopeptidase, with the protein MLLYLLAFFVSLLAILSGPHPKRPLERPLGVRLADQFGRVVHEEALFRGVGFLLPFSLWGGSIHWIWWALPQALVFALAHFLPVYTALAPPLRFTRAFLGGFLFPFVGAMVMAYASLLTGSLLPPILLHYLTNLLVELGFQTAGWRAAFELEVG; encoded by the coding sequence GTGCTGCTCTACCTGCTTGCTTTTTTCGTTTCTCTCCTGGCCATCCTCAGCGGCCCGCATCCGAAACGCCCCCTGGAGCGCCCCCTAGGGGTTCGTCTGGCCGATCAGTTTGGTCGGGTCGTCCACGAGGAGGCGTTATTTAGGGGTGTCGGTTTCCTGCTACCCTTCTCCCTCTGGGGTGGGTCCATCCATTGGATCTGGTGGGCGCTCCCTCAAGCCCTTGTCTTTGCCTTGGCCCACTTTCTTCCCGTCTACACCGCCTTGGCACCTCCCCTTCGCTTCACGCGTGCCTTCCTCGGGGGTTTTCTCTTCCCCTTCGTCGGCGCCATGGTCATGGCGTACGCGAGCCTGCTCACCGGCAGCCTTTTACCCCCCATCCTCCTCCACTACCTGACCAACCTCTTGGTCGAGCTCGGCTTCCAGACCGCGGGATGGCGGGCGGCATTCGAACTGGAAGTCGGGTGA
- a CDS encoding ABC transporter ATP-binding protein, with product MSSAVAVRNLVKRYGAREVLRGVSFEVPVGAISLYLGPNGAGKTTTFRVLAGLERPDAGEVHLLGRPWRPEVRRAVGVTLEEPRFYPWLTGVENVEIAFRYRGVPAPRNTAREALERVGLGAAAGLRFSKYSLGMRQRLYLAAQLFPGVQLLLLDEPTNGLDVEGRQQVWRLLLDLAQQGVSLFIATHQILEAERYAEHLVILHEGRIAYQGRYHDLAARRRLVLRVDRLEAARSTLHALGYSTQTGRRTDELYVEASPEHEPRVLEALTAAGIRVQERRLEDLEELYWRIKDGMQRAAEAQA from the coding sequence ATGAGTAGCGCCGTCGCGGTCCGCAACCTCGTGAAGCGCTATGGCGCGCGCGAGGTCCTTCGGGGCGTTTCCTTCGAGGTTCCCGTAGGCGCGATCAGCCTTTACCTGGGGCCAAACGGCGCGGGAAAGACCACCACCTTCAGGGTGCTGGCAGGACTGGAGCGCCCCGACGCCGGCGAGGTGCACCTGCTGGGGCGGCCCTGGCGGCCCGAGGTCCGTCGGGCGGTGGGGGTAACCCTGGAAGAACCCCGCTTCTACCCCTGGCTTACCGGAGTGGAGAACGTAGAGATCGCCTTTCGTTACCGGGGGGTGCCTGCCCCAAGAAACACCGCCCGGGAAGCCCTGGAGCGGGTGGGGCTCGGCGCGGCAGCCGGCCTCCGTTTCAGCAAATACTCCCTGGGCATGCGGCAACGGCTGTATCTGGCCGCCCAGCTCTTCCCCGGAGTTCAGCTCCTACTGCTGGACGAACCGACCAACGGCCTCGATGTGGAAGGACGCCAGCAGGTGTGGCGGCTGCTCCTGGACCTCGCCCAGCAAGGGGTTAGCCTCTTCATCGCCACCCACCAGATCCTGGAAGCCGAACGCTACGCCGAACACCTGGTCATCCTGCACGAGGGGCGGATCGCCTACCAAGGGCGCTACCACGACCTGGCCGCCCGTCGCCGGCTGGTCCTCCGAGTGGACCGCCTCGAGGCCGCACGAAGCACACTGCACGCCCTCGGCTACTCCACCCAAACAGGACGGCGTACGGACGAGCTCTACGTGGAAGCCTCCCCCGAACACGAGCCGCGGGTCCTCGAGGCCCTCACCGCGGCAGGCATACGGGTTCAGGAGCGCCGCCTCGAGGATCTGGAGGAGCTCTACTGGAGGATCAAGGATGGTATGCAGCGAGCTGCTGAAGCTCAAGCGTAA
- a CDS encoding ABC transporter permease: protein MVCSELLKLKRNPQGLALAALGFLFPTVVFLADRLAGERVEVSATVQPWLQTPLVVIALLGPYLLTLEPAVGTEKWIFTTPMRPAQLAAAKALAVGGVAAASFLFAAGLFGSIPSGRELIHGVLVALSSLLTMVWISGLLRNFAGVLVVSLLWMQVAPPLLQLLPAQVQPWVWSLLPGLGLTHFEDSAHNGLRVAAHAFYLLLAYGIWRRGAQW, encoded by the coding sequence ATGGTATGCAGCGAGCTGCTGAAGCTCAAGCGTAACCCCCAGGGTCTAGCGCTTGCCGCTCTAGGGTTTCTGTTTCCCACGGTGGTCTTCCTCGCCGACCGATTGGCCGGAGAGCGCGTGGAGGTCAGCGCTACCGTCCAGCCCTGGTTGCAAACCCCGCTCGTGGTCATCGCGCTGCTCGGCCCGTACCTACTGACCCTGGAGCCCGCCGTAGGCACCGAGAAGTGGATCTTCACCACTCCAATGCGTCCCGCGCAGCTAGCGGCGGCCAAGGCCCTCGCAGTGGGCGGGGTGGCCGCGGCCTCGTTTCTCTTCGCCGCGGGGCTGTTCGGCTCCATCCCGTCGGGGCGGGAACTCATTCACGGCGTGCTCGTCGCACTCTCCAGCCTCCTAACCATGGTGTGGATTAGCGGCCTCCTGCGCAACTTCGCCGGGGTCCTGGTCGTCAGCCTGCTCTGGATGCAGGTCGCACCGCCCCTCCTACAGCTCCTGCCTGCACAGGTCCAACCCTGGGTTTGGAGCCTTCTGCCCGGCCTCGGGCTCACTCACTTCGAGGACAGCGCGCATAACGGCCTGCGCGTGGCCGCACACGCCTTCTACCTCCTATTGGCCTACGGAATCTGGAGGCGGGGGGCGCAATGGTAA
- a CDS encoding TetR/AcrR family transcriptional regulator: protein MTSKGAVLREKRRARRVREILEAALEVFNEKGYHKATMEEIAERALLTRVALYKYFRDKLTILKALLEWKLDELTEAVETALARSPDFPGKIRQIIRETLTFQENNRGFFRALITASVLPDLIQDRTLYRLIQRYIELVTRVIEEGIQRGEVHPAPADELAELLASMVFKATAKWNLDPDHASAPADHPELIEQIFLRGVLRST, encoded by the coding sequence ATGACGAGCAAAGGGGCCGTACTCAGGGAGAAACGGCGGGCCCGACGCGTCCGGGAGATCCTCGAGGCCGCCCTCGAGGTCTTCAACGAGAAGGGGTACCACAAGGCCACCATGGAGGAGATCGCCGAACGGGCCCTGCTCACCCGCGTGGCGCTCTACAAGTACTTCCGCGACAAGCTGACGATCCTCAAAGCCCTGCTCGAGTGGAAGCTCGATGAGCTCACCGAGGCGGTAGAAACGGCGCTCGCCCGAAGCCCGGACTTCCCCGGCAAGATACGCCAGATCATCCGGGAGACCCTCACCTTCCAGGAAAATAACCGCGGCTTCTTCCGCGCGCTGATCACCGCAAGCGTCCTCCCCGACCTCATCCAGGACCGCACCCTCTACCGCCTCATCCAGCGCTACATCGAGCTGGTCACGCGCGTCATCGAGGAAGGCATTCAGCGGGGCGAGGTCCACCCCGCCCCCGCCGACGAGCTCGCGGAGCTACTCGCGAGCATGGTCTTCAAAGCCACGGCCAAGTGGAACCTGGACCCGGATCACGCCTCCGCCCCTGCGGATCACCCCGAGTTGATCGAGCAGATCTTCCTGCGCGGCGTGCTGCGATCCACCTAA
- a CDS encoding ABC transporter ATP-binding protein, with translation MATESPRHEQPANSSEVVRVQDVQVVYRPPFAPPKTALTRANLRLARGQSLGIVGPNGAGKTTLLRTIAGLIRPAAGKIRVLGLDPVRDRPALMRRVGVLLNGARHFPERWSVHDALRFTATMYGVPTSASLEPLLEVFGLADKAHAPISTLSLGNRQRLSLVAVFVHEPELVLLDEPTLALDIATVERFAAFLHERLQRGISAIITSHDHAALGKLVHEALLIENGATRAPDHPLAHYARLIIRTDRRATLPPDPQVQVFDDRLELPNDPRLVARVLEQLDAQGVRVLEMRTQSGVETVARGQLGGES, from the coding sequence GTGGCAACGGAATCCCCGAGGCACGAGCAACCCGCCAACTCCAGCGAGGTCGTGCGCGTCCAGGACGTCCAGGTCGTCTACCGCCCGCCGTTCGCCCCCCCCAAAACCGCCCTCACCCGGGCCAACCTGCGGCTCGCGCGCGGCCAGTCCCTCGGCATCGTGGGCCCCAACGGCGCCGGAAAAACCACCCTCCTGCGCACCATAGCCGGACTGATCCGCCCAGCCGCGGGCAAGATACGGGTGCTGGGCCTCGACCCGGTACGCGACCGGCCCGCCCTAATGCGCCGCGTGGGCGTGCTCCTCAACGGCGCGCGGCACTTCCCCGAACGCTGGAGCGTACACGACGCCCTCCGCTTCACCGCCACCATGTACGGCGTCCCCACCAGCGCCTCGCTCGAGCCCCTCCTGGAGGTGTTCGGACTGGCCGACAAAGCCCACGCTCCGATCAGCACCCTCTCCCTAGGGAACCGGCAGCGGCTCAGCCTGGTCGCGGTCTTCGTCCACGAGCCCGAGCTTGTCCTTTTGGACGAACCCACCCTAGCGCTCGACATCGCTACCGTGGAACGCTTCGCCGCCTTCCTACACGAACGCCTACAGCGCGGAATAAGCGCCATCATCACCTCCCACGATCACGCCGCGCTGGGCAAGCTGGTGCACGAAGCGCTCCTGATCGAAAACGGCGCCACCCGCGCCCCGGATCATCCCCTCGCGCACTACGCCCGATTGATCATCCGGACCGACCGGCGGGCCACGCTCCCCCCGGATCCCCAGGTTCAAGTCTTCGACGATCGGCTGGAACTTCCCAACGACCCTCGGCTGGTCGCCCGCGTGCTCGAGCAGCTCGACGCTCAAGGCGTCCGGGTGTTGGAGATGCGCACGCAAAGCGGCGTGGAGACCGTGGCTCGAGGTCAGCTCGGAGGTGAATCGTGA
- a CDS encoding adenylosuccinate synthase, whose protein sequence is MPGIAIIGAQWGDEGKGKVADALVPDADFVVRYQGGANAGHTVVAHGQTFKLHLLPTGVIHPHATNVLADGMVIDAHAFAQEIQAIQAEGFQPKVLVSEKAHLVLPHHKHVESRKNFVGTTGRGIGPAYADRARRIGIRVGDLLDETVLRERVAHLLEAKPNSTRAVGWTSVEQALEDLKPMREILEPYVADTGAVLREALRHGKKLLFEGAQGTLLDLNYGTYPFVTSSHPTVGGILVGTGLNHKAIAKVYGVAKAYTTRVGNGPFPTELEGPLAEYLRNKGHEFGVTTGRPRRVGWLDAVALRYACEVNGFDGLVLTKLDVLSGLETVKIGVAYTGDGRVEYEEMPGWGELAGITRREDLPKTLLAFIERIEELTETPVVMFSTSPRREDTFGSVSWV, encoded by the coding sequence ATGCCGGGGATCGCGATCATCGGAGCACAATGGGGAGACGAGGGCAAGGGCAAGGTCGCGGACGCTCTCGTCCCCGACGCGGATTTCGTGGTGCGGTACCAGGGCGGCGCGAACGCCGGGCACACCGTGGTAGCGCACGGCCAAACCTTCAAGCTGCACCTGCTACCCACGGGCGTTATTCACCCGCACGCCACCAACGTCCTCGCGGACGGCATGGTGATCGACGCGCACGCCTTCGCGCAGGAGATCCAAGCCATCCAAGCCGAGGGCTTCCAACCCAAGGTGCTCGTCTCCGAAAAAGCCCACCTGGTCCTGCCCCATCACAAGCACGTCGAGTCCCGCAAAAACTTCGTGGGCACCACCGGTCGCGGCATCGGCCCGGCCTACGCCGACCGGGCGCGCCGCATCGGCATCCGGGTGGGGGACCTCCTCGACGAAACGGTGCTGCGCGAGCGCGTGGCGCACCTCCTCGAGGCCAAACCCAACAGCACCCGCGCCGTGGGGTGGACCTCGGTGGAGCAGGCCCTCGAGGACCTCAAGCCCATGCGCGAGATCCTCGAGCCCTACGTGGCCGACACCGGAGCGGTGCTGCGCGAGGCTTTACGGCACGGGAAGAAGCTCCTTTTTGAGGGCGCGCAGGGAACGTTGCTCGACCTGAACTACGGGACCTACCCCTTCGTGACGAGCTCGCACCCCACGGTGGGCGGCATCCTGGTGGGCACGGGCTTGAACCACAAGGCCATCGCGAAGGTGTACGGCGTGGCCAAGGCCTACACCACCCGCGTGGGAAACGGGCCCTTCCCCACCGAGCTCGAGGGCCCGCTCGCGGAGTACCTGCGCAACAAGGGGCATGAGTTCGGCGTCACGACCGGACGACCGCGGCGCGTGGGGTGGCTGGACGCGGTGGCGTTGCGGTACGCGTGCGAGGTGAACGGGTTCGACGGGCTCGTCCTAACCAAGCTCGACGTCCTCTCAGGCCTCGAGACGGTCAAGATCGGGGTGGCGTACACGGGGGACGGGCGCGTGGAGTACGAGGAGATGCCGGGCTGGGGCGAGCTTGCGGGCATCACGCGGCGCGAGGACCTGCCCAAGACGCTCCTCGCCTTCATCGAGCGCATCGAGGAGCTCACCGAGACCCCGGTGGTGATGTTCTCCACCTCCCCGCGGCGCGAGGACACCTTCGGCTCGGTGAGCTGGGTGTAG
- a CDS encoding AfsR/SARP family transcriptional regulator, whose amino-acid sequence MIGVTTLGRVSVNGRRTRRIRSIEVVTLLAFHDGWALRDAMQAALFGEGAARSSLASLVSRTRQLGFTVVEEDGGYRLVSRVELDVLRVDQLLSQGRVAEALEHYRGPFLPGARSPFAEEVRAYLEESLVQAVLAGRNPQWIAEALGRVGPEPRLVEALEELRASGVIVPVARAQLAGAGLK is encoded by the coding sequence ATGATTGGTGTGACCACGCTGGGGCGGGTTTCGGTGAACGGACGCCGCACGCGCCGTATCCGCTCGATCGAGGTGGTGACGCTGCTGGCGTTTCACGACGGATGGGCGCTACGCGACGCCATGCAAGCTGCGCTCTTTGGGGAAGGGGCTGCGCGTTCCTCTTTGGCCAGCCTGGTGTCCCGGACGAGACAACTGGGGTTTACGGTGGTGGAGGAGGACGGTGGGTACCGGCTGGTTTCTAGGGTTGAACTGGACGTGCTGCGTGTGGACCAATTGCTGAGTCAGGGTAGGGTGGCCGAGGCGCTGGAACACTACCGGGGTCCTTTCTTGCCAGGAGCACGCAGCCCTTTTGCGGAGGAGGTCAGGGCTTATCTGGAGGAATCATTGGTTCAGGCGGTGCTTGCCGGGCGTAACCCGCAATGGATTGCGGAGGCCTTGGGACGCGTTGGCCCTGAGCCAAGGCTGGTTGAAGCGTTGGAGGAACTGCGCGCCTCGGGCGTGATCGTCCCCGTTGCGCGGGCCCAGCTCGCAGGGGCCGGACTGAAATGA
- a CDS encoding type IV pilus twitching motility protein PilT: protein MEKTPDIVKLLELTVQRGASDLVLTVGVPPMLKVDGEFHPTEFEPLTPQDTRRLMYAMMDEKQQRQFEENKELDFSFSLPGKGWFRVNVFFQRGSVGGVLRAIPAVIKGFDELGLPKNIAEIALSPRGLVLVTGPTGSGKSTTLAAMVDYINENRRVHIVTIEDPIEFFHKHKMAIVNQREVGTDTHDFSRALRSVLRQAPDVILVGEMRDYETIRAAITAAETGHLVMGTLHTNSAPETIDRIVDVFPEEQQEQVRVQLANNLVAVLTQQLLPKAHGDGRVLAYELMIATPAVRALIREGKTHQLPSVIQTGGQYGMITMDAHLADLYRRKLITYEVGLARAVDPKEFSRLAGMQEPSPSSARRRPGFSG from the coding sequence ATGGAAAAAACGCCGGACATCGTGAAACTGCTGGAGCTTACGGTTCAACGGGGCGCTTCGGACCTGGTCTTGACGGTAGGAGTGCCGCCCATGCTCAAGGTGGACGGGGAGTTTCACCCCACGGAGTTCGAGCCCTTGACCCCGCAGGACACGCGGCGGTTGATGTACGCCATGATGGACGAGAAGCAGCAGCGCCAGTTCGAGGAGAACAAGGAGCTGGACTTCTCGTTCAGCCTGCCGGGCAAGGGCTGGTTCCGGGTGAACGTCTTCTTTCAGCGGGGCTCGGTCGGCGGGGTGCTCCGCGCCATCCCCGCGGTGATCAAGGGGTTCGACGAGCTGGGCCTGCCCAAGAACATCGCGGAGATCGCCTTGAGCCCGCGCGGCCTGGTCCTGGTCACGGGCCCCACCGGCTCGGGTAAGTCCACCACCCTCGCCGCGATGGTGGACTACATCAACGAGAACCGCCGGGTGCACATCGTGACGATCGAGGACCCCATCGAGTTCTTCCACAAGCACAAGATGGCCATCGTCAACCAGCGCGAGGTGGGGACCGACACCCACGACTTCTCCCGGGCGCTGCGCAGCGTGCTGCGCCAAGCCCCGGACGTGATCCTCGTGGGGGAGATGCGCGACTACGAAACGATCCGCGCGGCGATCACCGCGGCGGAGACCGGGCATTTGGTGATGGGCACGCTGCACACCAACTCCGCGCCGGAAACCATCGACCGCATCGTGGACGTCTTCCCCGAGGAGCAACAGGAGCAGGTGCGCGTCCAGCTCGCGAACAACCTGGTCGCGGTCCTGACGCAACAACTCCTGCCCAAAGCGCACGGCGACGGCCGCGTCCTCGCCTACGAGCTCATGATCGCCACGCCCGCGGTGCGGGCCCTGATCCGCGAGGGCAAGACCCACCAGCTGCCCTCCGTCATCCAGACCGGCGGCCAGTACGGCATGATCACCATGGACGCGCACCTCGCGGACCTGTACCGCCGCAAGCTCATCACCTACGAGGTCGGCCTCGCCCGCGCAGTGGATCCCAAGGAGTTCAGCCGCCTCGCGGGGATGCAAGAACCCAGCCCAAGCTCCGCGCGGCGGCGCCCCGGCTTTTCGGGGTAA
- a CDS encoding 30S ribosomal protein S1 → MEDKDTQTPAPEAGNQAHENQTPSEPVTMEQALEEASARLEREIRRGQLIKGTVVFVGNEGVAVDVGAKVEGIIPFNQLTDEPLSEEELKNLLQPGDEVEVYVVRVDLSENAIVLSKKRADADKAWRKVVELYENGEPVEVTIREKVRGGLVTYIEGLRAFLPASQVDIKRVNDLDGFVGQTLPVKIIELSRKKGRIILSRRVLLEEEQKRLRQQVLQSLEPGQEVEGAVVEVTEFGVFVNLGHIDGLVHRSELTWGRFEHPREVVQVGDQVRARVLSVDPERERVNLSIKALTPDPWETVSERYEVGQRVRGKVVGLTPFGAFLEVEPGLEGLIHVSEMSWTKRPKHPSEVLKEGEEVEAVVLRIDPEARRLSLGLRQTMPDPWKELPEKYPPGTVIKGKITGVTEFGVFVELEPGIEGLVHISELDYARIENPAEQFKKGEELEVVILQIDPVEQRISLSRKRLLPPPVPTEKEEERPKRAKGKRAAKKGRPAERRPRPEYAVGAEPAYTQYDSSVAPSGQASVKLGDLYGDLLANLGLEEEGAEEAQS, encoded by the coding sequence ATGGAGGATAAGGACACCCAGACCCCGGCCCCGGAGGCCGGAAACCAGGCCCACGAGAACCAGACCCCAAGCGAACCCGTGACCATGGAGCAGGCCCTCGAGGAGGCGAGCGCCCGCCTCGAGCGAGAGATTCGCCGCGGGCAGCTCATAAAGGGCACCGTGGTCTTCGTGGGCAACGAAGGCGTGGCAGTGGATGTCGGCGCGAAGGTCGAAGGCATCATCCCCTTCAACCAGCTCACCGACGAGCCCCTTTCCGAGGAGGAGCTTAAGAACCTCCTCCAGCCGGGGGATGAGGTCGAGGTCTACGTGGTGCGGGTAGACCTCTCCGAGAACGCCATCGTGCTCTCCAAAAAGCGCGCCGACGCGGACAAGGCTTGGCGTAAGGTCGTCGAGCTGTACGAGAACGGCGAACCGGTCGAGGTAACGATCCGGGAGAAGGTGCGCGGGGGCCTCGTGACCTACATTGAGGGGCTGCGCGCCTTTTTGCCCGCCTCCCAGGTCGACATCAAGCGCGTGAACGACCTGGACGGCTTCGTCGGGCAGACCCTCCCGGTTAAAATCATCGAGCTTTCGCGCAAGAAGGGGCGGATCATCCTCTCCCGCCGCGTGCTCCTCGAGGAAGAGCAGAAGCGGCTGCGCCAGCAGGTCTTGCAGAGCCTCGAGCCCGGCCAGGAGGTCGAGGGCGCGGTCGTGGAGGTCACCGAGTTCGGCGTGTTCGTGAACCTCGGGCACATCGACGGCCTGGTGCACCGCAGCGAGCTCACCTGGGGCCGGTTCGAGCACCCCCGCGAGGTGGTCCAGGTCGGCGATCAGGTCCGCGCCCGGGTCCTGTCCGTGGACCCCGAGCGCGAGCGGGTGAACCTCTCGATCAAGGCCCTCACCCCCGACCCGTGGGAGACCGTGAGCGAGCGGTACGAGGTCGGCCAGCGCGTCCGGGGGAAGGTCGTGGGCCTCACCCCCTTCGGGGCCTTCCTCGAGGTGGAGCCCGGCCTGGAAGGCCTGATCCACGTCTCGGAGATGAGCTGGACCAAGCGGCCCAAGCACCCCTCCGAGGTCCTGAAGGAAGGCGAGGAGGTCGAGGCGGTCGTGCTGCGCATCGACCCTGAGGCGCGCCGCCTTTCGCTGGGCCTGCGCCAGACCATGCCCGACCCCTGGAAAGAGCTGCCCGAGAAGTACCCGCCGGGCACGGTCATCAAGGGCAAGATCACCGGCGTGACCGAGTTCGGGGTGTTCGTGGAGCTCGAGCCCGGCATCGAGGGGTTGGTGCACATCTCCGAGCTGGACTACGCCCGCATCGAGAACCCCGCGGAGCAGTTCAAGAAGGGGGAGGAGCTCGAGGTCGTCATTCTGCAGATCGACCCGGTCGAGCAGCGCATCTCCCTCTCGCGCAAGCGCCTGTTGCCGCCCCCGGTGCCGACCGAGAAAGAGGAGGAGCGGCCCAAGCGCGCGAAGGGCAAGCGCGCCGCGAAGAAGGGCCGGCCGGCGGAGCGCCGTCCGCGCCCCGAGTACGCGGTGGGGGCCGAGCCCGCGTACACCCAGTACGACTCGAGCGTCGCGCCGAGCGGGCAGGCCAGCGTCAAGCTGGGCGACCTGTACGGCGATCTGCTCGCGAACCTGGGCTTGGAAGAGGAAGGCGCCGAGGAAGCCCAGTCGTAA
- a CDS encoding DUF1302 family protein, translating to MRQATVLTLALALAGGALAQSLEWSGSLKTGLGYRFSDQGLTANQSTLDLELSTGLEDADLTARFRFTYDALTGQATFALHDAYATVYLEGLDLAVGQQVVSWGSTDGINPVDALNPRDLRMPFADPQAQKLAVPMVRATFYPDEEGRYQLEAVLVPTFTPSTPPAPEWAPAQPLPPLAPGVVGVNPPETLLPEPELENVQFGLRATGNFDVLEGFDASVVLYRGFRHTPTAKAPERLYLADQDPDGDPTNGPFVLQPRLGYDRIHLIGLDFSAGLSFLEVEGVVVRGEAAYAFTEDPEGTDPYVANPYAQAVLGAEYTWENGLYTELQLIEDYQKGDQGQDDTWSTRLMLVSRYELDERWRAEGVWLHSLKDGSGLVAPSVRYTFADGVTGTATLLALYGAEGSELGSFRDNTQLRFDLEYAF from the coding sequence ATGCGGCAAGCAACGGTGTTGACCCTTGCCCTGGCCCTCGCGGGCGGCGCCCTGGCCCAGAGCCTCGAGTGGAGCGGCTCGCTCAAGACCGGACTCGGCTACCGCTTCAGTGACCAGGGCCTCACCGCGAACCAGAGCACCCTGGACCTCGAGCTCAGTACCGGTCTGGAGGACGCGGACCTCACCGCCCGGTTCCGGTTCACCTACGATGCCCTCACAGGGCAGGCGACCTTCGCCCTGCACGACGCCTACGCCACAGTGTACCTGGAAGGGCTGGACCTCGCCGTGGGCCAGCAGGTCGTCTCCTGGGGCTCGACCGACGGGATCAACCCGGTGGACGCGCTGAACCCGCGCGACCTTCGGATGCCCTTCGCCGATCCCCAAGCCCAGAAGCTCGCGGTGCCCATGGTCAGAGCGACCTTCTACCCCGATGAAGAGGGGCGGTACCAGCTCGAGGCGGTGCTGGTGCCTACCTTCACCCCCTCCACCCCTCCCGCCCCCGAGTGGGCCCCGGCCCAGCCCCTCCCGCCGCTCGCACCAGGGGTGGTGGGCGTGAACCCCCCCGAAACGCTCCTGCCTGAACCTGAGCTGGAGAACGTGCAGTTCGGGCTGCGGGCCACTGGGAACTTCGATGTCCTGGAGGGGTTTGACGCGAGCGTGGTCCTTTACCGCGGCTTCCGGCACACCCCCACCGCGAAAGCCCCTGAGCGCCTCTACCTCGCAGACCAGGACCCCGACGGCGACCCCACGAACGGGCCGTTCGTGCTCCAGCCCAGGCTCGGTTACGACCGGATCCACCTGATCGGCCTGGACTTCTCCGCCGGCCTGTCCTTCCTCGAGGTCGAGGGGGTCGTGGTGCGGGGCGAGGCCGCCTACGCCTTCACCGAGGACCCCGAGGGCACCGACCCCTACGTCGCAAACCCCTACGCCCAGGCCGTTCTAGGCGCGGAGTACACCTGGGAGAACGGGCTGTACACCGAGCTACAGCTCATCGAGGACTACCAAAAGGGCGACCAAGGCCAGGACGACACCTGGAGCACCCGGCTCATGCTCGTGAGCCGGTACGAGCTCGACGAGCGCTGGCGCGCAGAAGGCGTCTGGCTGCACAGCCTTAAGGACGGGAGCGGCCTCGTCGCTCCGAGCGTGCGGTACACCTTCGCCGATGGGGTGACGGGAACCGCCACACTGCTCGCCCTCTACGGGGCGGAAGGCAGCGAGCTCGGCTCATTCCGCGATAACACGCAGCTCCGCTTCGATCTGGAGTACGCCTTTTAA